One part of the Thermostichus vulcanus str. 'Rupite' genome encodes these proteins:
- a CDS encoding CHRD domain-containing protein, which yields MIWFVFNLTCPLFEEIVSMLFSVSNVQTHKVFKLFCGFCLAALLFLSGCGSSSGSGTTLLPPPPGDVVSTAALTLSPDVEVPPVTVPSSASGSAVVTLNQTTRTLRVQGNFTNLTTPLLPIADFGPGHIHIAQPEAGQSFTQATGPVVFVLNMLPNPGNQSGSFQLETSLTPEQVTSFLAGAYYINIHTEANPPGELRAQVVFPL from the coding sequence CAGTGTTTCTAATGTTCAGACCCACAAGGTTTTCAAGCTTTTTTGTGGCTTTTGCCTAGCGGCTTTGTTATTTCTCAGTGGTTGTGGCAGCAGTAGTGGCTCGGGTACTACTCTTTTGCCTCCGCCTCCTGGGGATGTGGTGTCTACCGCTGCCTTGACCCTTTCTCCCGATGTTGAGGTGCCTCCGGTAACGGTGCCCAGTTCTGCCAGTGGCAGTGCAGTTGTCACCCTCAACCAAACCACCCGTACCCTAAGGGTGCAGGGCAATTTCACCAACTTAACCACTCCCCTTCTCCCCATCGCTGACTTTGGCCCCGGCCACATTCACATTGCCCAACCTGAGGCAGGACAATCCTTTACGCAGGCCACAGGGCCGGTGGTTTTTGTCTTGAATATGTTGCCCAATCCAGGAAATCAGTCGGGGAGCTTCCAATTGGAAACCAGCCTCACCCCCGAGCAAGTAACCAGCTTTCTAGCTGGTGCCTACTACATCAATATCCATACCGAGGCCAATCCACCGGGAGAACTGCGCGCCCAGGTGGTTTTCCCACTCTAG